In Vicia villosa cultivar HV-30 ecotype Madison, WI unplaced genomic scaffold, Vvil1.0 ctg.000025F_1_1, whole genome shotgun sequence, one genomic interval encodes:
- the LOC131622199 gene encoding DNA gyrase subunit B, chloroplastic/mitochondrial-like, whose translation MAPVLLRRLPLLRFMASRNILTSSSFRLHSYPHSSSSLPLSTLSKPRKRISLRKFAVPSLVSNAATPRAYMSSLSAAEDIHKNEGSKAYGSDQIQVLEGLDPVRKRPGMYIGSTGTRGLHHLVYEILDNAVDEAQAGFASKIAVVLHEDDAVSITDNGRGIPTDMHPTTKKSALETVLTILHAGGKFGGVNSGYSVSGGLHGVGLSVVNALSEVLEVTVWREGLEYTQKYSRGKPVTTLNCVMLPFENKDRQGTRIKFWPDKEVFTTAIQFEYSTIAGRIRELAFLNPKLTIVLRKEDNDPEKVQYNEYFYAGGLAEYVKWLNTDKKAVHDVLSFRKEIDGVAVDVALQWCEDAYSDTILGYANSIRTVDGGTHIDGMKASLTRTLNNLGKKSKVIKEKEISLSGEHVREGLTCVVSVKVPNPEFEGQTKTRLGNPEVRKVVDQSIQEYLTEYLELHPDVLDAVLSKALNAFKAALAAKRARELVRSKSVLRSSSLPGKLADCSSSNPEDCEIFIVEGDSAGGSAKQGRDRRFQAILPLRGKILNIERRDEAAMYKNEEIQNLILGLGLGVKGEDFKKDALRYHKIIILTDADVDGAHIRTLLLTFFYRYQRALFDEGYIYVGVPPLYKVVRGKQVHYCYDEVDLKKLKSSFPPNASYSMQRFKGLGEMMPLQLWETTMDPEQRLLKKLTVEDAAEANIVFSSLMGARVDVRKELIRNAANMIDLDQLDI comes from the exons ATGGCACCTGTGCTTCTTCGTCGTCTTCCTCTACTTCGCTTCATGGCCTCTCGCAATATCCTCACATCCTCTTCCTTCCGTCTTCATTCTTATCCTCATTCATCTTCGTCTCTTCCTCTTTCTACTCTCTCTAAACCCAG GAAGAGAATTTCTCTTAGAAAGTTTGCTGTTCCTAGTTTGGTGTCAAATGCAGCCACTCCAAGGGCGTATATGTCTTCTTTATCTGCGGCAGAAGATATTCATAAGAATGAAGGTTCCAAAGCTTATGGTTCTGATCAAATTCAG GTACTTGAAGGCTTGGACCCTGTAAGAAAAAGGCCTGGGATGTATATTGGAAGCACTGGCACGCGTGGGTTGCACCATTTG GTCTATGAAATTTTGGATAATGCTGTTGATGAAGCTCAAGCTGGTTTTGCTTCAAAGATTGCCGTTGTTTTACATGAAGACGATGCAGTGAGCATCACTGACAATGGTCGCGGG ATTCCTACCGACATGCATCCAACTACAAAGAAATCTGCCTTAGAGACAGTGTTGACG ATCTTGCACGCTGGTGGGAAATTTGGTGGCGTCAATAGTGGCTACTCTGTTTCTGGAGGTTTACATGGTGTTGGTTTATCTGTTGTTAATGCCTTGTCTGAG GTACTAGAGGTAACCGTTTGGCGTGAAGGGTTGGAATACACACAAAAATATTCTCGCGGGAAGCCGGTGACAACTTTGAATTGCGTCATGCTTCCTTTTGAAAATAAAGACCGTCAAGGAACGCGCATCAAATTTTGGCCTGACAAAGAAG TATTCACCACTGCCATTCAGTTTGAATACAGCACAATAGCTGGACGCATTAGGGAGTTGGCTTTCCTTAACCCAAAG CTTACGATTGTGCTTCGGAAAGAAGACAATGATCCCGAAAAGGTCCAATATAACGAGTATTTCTATGCTGGGGGATTGGCTGAATATGTGAAATGGCTTAACACGGATAAG AAAGCTGTTCATGATGTTCTGAGTTTCAGAAAAGAAATAGATGGAGTCGCAGTTGATGTAGCTTTGCAATG GTGTGAAGACGCGTACTCCGATACGATACTAGGATATGCTAATAGTATACGGACTGTCGATGGCGGCACCCATATTGATGGTATGAAGGCTTCTTTAACAAGAACACTAAATAATCTCGGAAAGAAATCAAAAGTTATCAAG GAAAAGGAAATTTCTTTAAGTGGAGAGCATGTGAGAGAAGGCTTAACATGTGTTGTCTCAGTCAAGGTCCCAAATCCAGAGTTTGAAGGACAAACAAAG ACAAGGTTGGGAAATCCAGAGGTGCGGAAAGTGGTTGACCAATCCATTCAAGAATATCTTACTGAGTATTTGGAACTACATCCAGATGTTCTTGATGCAGTGCTATCTAAAGCTCTTAATGCTTTCAAG GCAGCTTTGGCTGctaaaagagcaagggagttggTGAGATCGAAGAGTGTATTGAGATCTTCATCTCTTCCGGGAAAACTCGCTGATTGTTCATCATCAAATCCCGAAGACTGTG AAATTTTTATAGTTGAAGGTGATTCAGCTGGGGGAAGTGCTAAGCAAGGTCGTGACAGGCGCTTCCAG GCCATTCTCCCATTGAGGGGTAAGATTCTGAATATTGAAAGGAGAGATGAAGCAGCAATGTACAAAAATGAAGAGATCCAAAATTTAATCCTTGGTCTCGGCCTCGGAGTGAAG GGAGAGGATTTTAAAAAGGATGCACTTCGATATCATAAGATTATTATTTTAACTGATGCTGATGTAGATGGTGCTCACATCCGCACTCTGCTACTGACATTTTTCTATAGATATCAG AGAGCTTTGTTTGATGAAGGATACATATATGTTGGTGTTCCACCACTTTACAAG GTTGTAAGGGGAAAACAAGTGCACTATTGTTATGATGAAGTCGATCTTAAAAAACTTAAGAGCTCGTTCCCTCCGAATGCATCATACAGCATGCAAAGGTTCAAAG GGCTGGGAGAGATGATGCCTTTGCAACTATGGGAGACAACCATGGATCCAGAACAGAGGTTGTTGAAGAAGTTGACGGTTGAGGATGCAGCTGAagcaaatattgttttttcatccCTTATGGGTGCTCGG GTGGATGTTCGGAAGGAGTTGATACGAAACGCTGCCAACATGATTGATCTTGATCAGCTAGATATTTGA
- the LOC131622198 gene encoding uncharacterized protein LOC131622198, producing MAILKISKKHHKRFNNPFPSAPTTIPNVQGSLFINSKSLSSQDQTFSIGNDFQLSWSIINGGHLSISHLSQKDRPVWSTISGKAFVSAAVVDTEIEESRGSFLVKDRDVHLICNHQTIDEIRMIDQCGVSVADFTLTEEMKFPSLLITGRLFNMSKKNKRFEKYGIEGNIQFESKGPFVYARYWVLFNQKNKHEVGFQVKIEKLNFGSSDKVSSEGSGVYKGFKKRLSSRKKRLGWFWYLSRPRGFVLVSSVEDESGEMEISKPKEFNRIWLSYASDENERFYGFGEQFSHMNFKGKRVPILVQEQGIGRGDQPITCAANLISYRAGGDWSTTYAPSPFYMTSKMRSLYLEGYDYTIFDLTKLDRVQIQIYGNSVEGRILHGNTPCELIEHFTETIGRLPELPEWIISGAVVGMQGGTDSVRRIWDELRTYDVPVSAFWLQDWVGQRETMIGSQLWWNWEVDEQRYWGWKELIKDFSTQNIKVMTYCNPCLAPVDDKDNKKRNLFEEAKQLDILVKDGNGNPYMVPNTAFDVAMLDLTHPKTVTWFKQILLEMVDDGVRGWMADFGEGLPVDAVLYSGEDPISAHNRYPELWAKINREIVEEWKSKSLDNLNENRDDGLVFFMRAGFKDSPKWGMLFWAGDQMVSWQANDGIKSSVVGLLSSGISGYAFNHSDIGGYCTVNLPIVKYRRSQELLLRWMELNSFTTVFRTHEGNKPSCNSQFYSNQQTLSHFARTAKIYTAWKFYRIQLVKEAAQKGLPVCRHLFLHYPNDEHVHNLSYQQFLVGSEFLVVPVLDKGKKKVKAYFPLGESSSWTHIWTGKVFSKQGSESWIEAPIGYPCVFVKVGSVIGETFLNNLKNLDIH from the exons ATGGCCATCCTTAAAATTAGCAAAAAACACCACAAGCGTTTCAACAACCCTTTCCCTTCAGCTCCAACCACCATCCCCAACGTTCAAGGCTCTCTATTCATCAATTCCAAATCTCTCTCTTCACAAGATCAAACCTTTTCAATTGGCAATGATTTTCAACTCTCTTGGTCCATCATCAATGGCGGGCATCTCTCAATTTCACATCTTTCTCAGAAAGACAGACCTGTCTGGTCTACAATCTCAGGTAAGGCTTTTGTTTCAGCTGCAGTGGTTGACACTGAGATTGAAGAAAGTAGAGGATCGTTTCTTGTTAAAGACAGAGATGTTCATTTGATCTGTAATCACCAAACCATTGATGAGATTAGGATGATTGATCAATGTGGAGTTTCAGTTGCGGATTTTACTTTGACAGAAGAGATGAAGTTTCCTAGTTTGTTGATCACTGGAAGGCTTTTTAATATGAGTAAGAAGAATAAAAGGTTTGAAAAGTATGGAATTGAAGGGAATATACAGTTTGAATCAAAAGGGCCATTTGTGTATGCGAGGTATTGGGTTTTGTTTAATCAGAAAAACAAGCATGAGGTTGGATTTCAAGTGAAGATTGAGAAACTGAATTTCGGTTCGAGTGATAAGGTTTCTTCAGAAGGCTCTGGAGTTTACAAGGGTTTTAAGAAGAGGTTGAGTAGTAGGAAAAAGAGGTTGGGCTGGTTTTGGTACCTTTCAAGGCCTAGAGGGTTTGTTTTGGTTTCTTCTGTGGAGGATGAAAGTGGAGAAATGGAAATATCGAAACCGAAAGAATTTAATAGGATTTGGTTGAGTTATGCTAGTGATGAAAATGAGAGGTTTTATGGTTTTGGAGAACAGTTTTCTCACATGAATTTTAAGGGGAAAAGAGTGCCTATCTTAGTTCAAGAACAAGGTATTGGAAGAGGAGATCAACCTATCACTTGTGCTGCTAACTTGATCAGTTACAG GGCAGGAGGTGATTGGAGTACAACATATGCTCCTTCTCCATTCTACATGACTTCAAAAATGAGGTCTCTTTATCTTGAGGGATATGATTATACCATCTTCGATCTTACTAAACTCGACAGAGTACAGATACAG ATATATGGAAACTCGGTTGAAGGACGGATATTGCATGGGAACACACCTTGTGAGCTGATTGAACATTTCACTGAAACCATTGGAAGGTTACCAGAGCTTCCAGAGTGGATCATATCTGGTGCTGTAGTTGGAATGCAGGGTGGCACCGATTCTGTACGTCGTATTTGGGATGAATTAAGAACTTATGATGTTCCTGTCTCAGCATTTTGGTTACAG GATTGGGTAGGACAAAGAGAAACCATGATTGGCTCACAACTTTGGTGGAATTGGGAAGTAGATGAACAAAGATATTGGGGTTGGAAGGAACTTATCAAAGATTTTAGCACTCAAAATATAAAAGTTATGACATATTGCAATCCCTGTCTAGCGCCG GTTGATGACAAGGATAACAAAAAGAGAAACCTTTTTGAGGAGGCAAAACAGTTGGACATATTGGTGAAAGACGGTAACGGAAATCCATATATGGTTCCAAATACCGCCTTTGATGTGGCAATGCTAGATCTAACTCACCCGAAAACTGTAACTTGGTTCAAGCAGATTCTACTTGAAATGGTTGACGATGGAGTTAGAGGATGGATGGCTGATTTTGGCGAAGGCCTTCCCGTTGATGCGGTTCTATATTCAGGCGAAGATCCTATTTCAGCTCATAACAGATATCCAGAACTATGGGCCAAAATCAACAGAGAGATTGTGGAAGAATGGAAAAGCAAGTCCTTAGACAATTTGAACGAAAACCGAGATGATGGTTTGGTTTTCTTCATGAGAGCTGGTTTTAAAGATAGCCCTAAATGGGGGATGCTGTTTTGGGCAGGTGATCAGATGGTGAGTTGGCAAGCAAATGACGGAATAAAGAGTTCCGTTGTTGGTCTACTTAGCAGCGGAATATCCGGCTATGCCTTTAATCACAGTGACATCGGAGGATATTGTACGGTAAACTTACCTATAGTTAAATACAGAAGAAGTCAAGAATTGCTTCTGCGTTGGATGGAGCTTAATTCTTTCACCACCGTCTTCCGCACTCATGAA GGAAACAAACCATCATGCAACAGCCAGTTTTACTCAAACCAACAAACTCTATCACACTTTGCACGCACCGCAAAAATATACACAGCGTGGAAATTTTACAGAATTCAACTAGTGAAG GAAGCGGCGCAGAAAGGATTACCTGTATGTCGTCACCTATTTCTCCATTACCCTAATGATGAACATGTGCATAACTTGAGTTATCAACAATTCTTGGTTGGTTCTGAGTTTCTAGTGGTGCCAGTTCTTGAcaaaggaaagaagaaagttaaAGCTTATTTTCCATTGGGAGAGAGTAGTAGTTGGACACATATATGGACAGGAAAAGTGTTTTCGAAACAAGGAAGTGAATCATGGATAGAAGCTCCAATAGGTTATCCTTGCGTGTTTGTTAAGGTTGGTTCTGTTATTGGTGAAACCTTTCTGAATAACCTGAAAAATTTAGACATTCATTGA
- the LOC131622200 gene encoding pentatricopeptide repeat-containing protein At1g80270, mitochondrial-like — translation MWALRRASLPSLRKRGFNLRVSCVNLTPTTRVENEAEISDSPKKINGYGGFSSLNRCYHSGNGSLKFTVGRRELSSEAGAKDEDDDDLEEGFSELETPAGEESEKLLGSDTELSDESDESDIEEPHDELELPLSHDGDVISTEKKLSRRKAESELFKAIMEAPGLTIHKALEKWVEDGKEMSREEISLAMVNLRKRKMFGRALQLSEWVESKKHLEFVEKDYASQLDLIAKLHGLYKAEVYIQSIPESFRGEIIYRTLLANCVIQNNLKKGEEIFNKMKDLEFPLTAFACNQLLILYKRNDRKKIADVLLLMEHENVKPSPLTFKILIDAKGQSNDIAGMEQIADKMKAEGIELDIQTNAILVGHYITAGLVDKAKTILKEMEGENLKENRWVCRILLTLYANLGMADDVERVWKVCETHPWIEECLSAIEAWGKLKKIDEAEAIFETMSKRWKLSSKNCSVLLKVYANHNMLVKGKDLVKRMADNGCRIGPLTWDALVKLYVQAGEVEKADSILQKAVQQSQMKPLFSSYIVILEQYAKRGDIHNSEKMFYRMKQAGYASRIRQYQVLIEAYINAKVPAYGIRDRLKADNIYPNRILAHMLTQVDGFRKSPVSDLLD, via the exons ATGTGGGCTCTTCGTCGAGCTTCTTTACCGTCTCTCAG GAAAAGAGGTTTTAATCTTAGGGTTTCTTGTGTGAATTTGACTCCAACTACTCGTGTTGAAAATGAGGCTGAAATTTCTGACTCTCCTAAAAAAATTAATGGTTATGGAGGATTTTCGTCGCTGAATCGATGTTATCATTCTGGAAATGGTTCTTTGAAATTTACTGTTGGTAGACGCGAGCTTTCTTCGGAAGCCGGTGCTAaagatgaggatgatgatgatttggaggAGGGGTTTTCGGAGTTGGAGACGCCTGCGGGTGAAGAAAGTGAAAAACTGTTGGGTTCTGATACTGAACTGTCGGATGAGAGTGATGAATCGGATATTGAGGAACCGCATGATGAGCTTGAGTTACCGTTATCGCATGACGGAGATGTTATTTCGACGGAGAAGAAATTGAGTCGGAGAAAGGCTGAGTCGGAACTGTTCAAAGCGATTATGGAGGCTCCGGGTTTGACTATTCATAAGGCGCTGGAGAAGTGGGTTGAAGACGGGAAGGAAATGAGTAGAGAGGAGATATCGCTGGCTATGGTTAATCTTCGGAAGCGTAAGATGTTTGGGAGAGCTTTgcag CTCTCTGAGTGGGTTGAGTCTAAAAAGCATCTTGAATTTGTTGAAAAGGATTATGCTTCCCAACTTGATTTAATTGCCAAATTGCATGGCCTTTATAAGGCAGAAGTTTACATCCAGAGTATTCCAGAATCTTTTAGAGGGGAGATAATATACCGAACTTTATTGGCTAACTGTGTTATTCAGAACAATTTGAAGAAAGGAGaggaaatttttaataaaatgaaggATTTAGAGTTTCCTCTTACAGCATTTGCATGCAATCAGTTGCTAATTCTGTATAAGAGGAATGACAGAAAGAAAATAGCTGATGTTTTATTGCTGATGGAACATGAGAATGTCAAACCTTCTCCTTTGACTTTCAAAATCTTAATAGACGCAAAAGGCCAGTCCAATGATATTGCTGGAATGGAACAAATTGCTGATAAAATGAAGGCTGAGGGTATTGAACTGGACATCCAAACAAATGCAATTTTGGTAGGGCATTACATAACAGCTGGGCTTGTTGATAAAGCTAAAACAATATTGAAGGAGATGGAAGGTGAAAACTTGAAAGAGAATCGATGGGTATGTCGAATTTTGCTTACTCTCTATGCAAACTTGGGAATGGCCGATGATGTAGAAAGAGTTTGGAAGGTCTGCGAGACACACCCTTGGATTGAGGAGTGTTTGTCTGCAATTGAAGCCTGGGGGAagttgaagaaaattgatgaagcAGAGGCAATTTTTGAGACGATGTCAAAAAGATGGAAGCTTTCATCCAAGAACTGCTCTGTACTACTGAAGGTTTACGCAAACCACAACATGCTAGTGAAGGGCAAGGATCTTGTTAAGCGAATGGCAGATAATGGGTGTCGAATAGGTCCGCTGACTTGGGATGCATTAGTGAAACTTTATGTCCAAGCAGGGGAAGTGGAGAAGGCGGATAGTATTCTGCAGAAGGCAGTCCAGCAGAGTCAGATGAAGCCATTATTTTCTTCCTATATCGTTATTCTGGAGCAGTATGCTAAGAGGGGTGACATCCATAATTCGGAAAAGATGTTCTATAGAATGAAACAAGCTGGTTATGCATCTCGAATAAGGCAGTATCAAGTTCTTATAGAGGCCTACATAAATGCCAAGGTTCCAGCTTATGGAATTAGGGACAGGTTGAAGGCTGATAATATATACCCCAACAGAATTTTGGCTCACATGTTGACTCAAGTTGATGGATTCAGGAAGAGTCCGGTTTCCGACTTGCTTGATTGA
- the LOC131622148 gene encoding calmodulin-like protein 3, with protein sequence MDQGELARIFQMFDRNGDGRITKKELSDSLQNLGICISEKDLITLIEKIDVNGDGYVDIDEFGELYQTIMDDKDEEEDIKEAFNVFDQNGDGFISGEELSAVLSSLGLKNGKTLEDCKNMIKKVDVDGDGMVNFNEFKQMMKAGAFATDS encoded by the coding sequence ATGGATCAAGGAGAACTTGCACGAATTTTTCAAATGTTTGATAGAAATGGAGACGGTCGCATTACAAAAAAAGAACTTAGCGACTCGTTACAAAACCTTGGAATTTGCATCTCGGAAAAAGATTTGATCACACTGATTGAAAAAATTGATGTAAATGGAGATGGATATGTCGACATTGACGAATTCGGTGAGTTATACCAAACGATAATGGACGATAAAGACGAGGAGGAGGATATCAAAGAGGCATTCAATGTGTTTGATCAAAATGGAGATGGTTTCATATCGGGCGAAGAATTAAGCGCGGTGTTATCTTCTTTGGGATTAAAAAATGGAAAAACTTTAGAAGATTGCAAAAACATGATCAAGAAAGTTGATGTGGATGGTGATGGAATGGTAAATTTTAACGAATTTAAACAAATGATGAAAGCTGGTGCTTTTGCAACTGATTCATAG